Proteins from one candidate division WOR-3 bacterium genomic window:
- a CDS encoding tetratricopeptide repeat protein produces MVQVLITVLLAGALSPEQSHQLAERYNVAQAAIGQRNYVKANTDLNALVRDFGSSEFGDEMRYALAETYFNLGQYDRAADIFNQLLGRPHHPYIKPEAMYGIAISEMMRGNFKQARITLEQLSKQQGYDTDDRTNFALGVLYYFLKNYDQAAAKLNGLKLPEAKFYLGKVYSATGKPLPALLQFRAVTDDVPNTSLAVMAHFAAGQALFINHDYDGAQAKFQFFADNFAYSPLADYARYFLGCAQIAQKQYASAIDNLTPLVSSDNSVLAAHANYFIGCADMALGQAQPAVERFQRVRANYSRTRVSGYADLQLSRAVLATADTAQALLGTSQLATMFKTGDLAGTGNYMSGVIYYQLGQYGSAARQFETILASHGGTGLREPACAMLLLCLSSSGQCDKGAALGAKYVTDYPTDSTEWRAKTLYFLAECFYFDRKYNEADDFYQQAYAHPASSDISVYARLGRCYSLYHLGRLNESVRGFRNLVNARLGDTAFTISAYLGYGYSLFNQKEYLKALDVFEPLQKTFPGEEMATVPAYFYAGYSYYQLGYYGQAVDAWSELINRFPADATRAPEAAFRSGDTYFKALEYDKAISMFNFVIERYPFSQFGPPSQALIAQCFYNRKQYLDAVREYQKFVDLYPADAQTPSVRRSLETSYYLAGQEDSAVMDDFLKRFPQSELAAEGQYNKGKLLFDAGAFVQAIAELQKVVVTSPGLPIAADAQLLSAEAYARMMSWREATQAYQKFLDYFPQHEQRAGAIFNLATAYFNSGAYEQSLRHFRTVVDSFPASEFAESARKNADISRKRLGAAEGEGEDAAEPGAPEARPPDPDADPAAPLPAPNKGDNQP; encoded by the coding sequence ATGGTCCAGGTCCTGATCACCGTTCTGCTCGCCGGCGCATTGTCGCCAGAGCAGTCACATCAACTCGCCGAACGGTACAACGTGGCTCAGGCAGCGATAGGACAGCGGAACTACGTGAAGGCCAACACCGACCTGAACGCGCTGGTTCGTGACTTCGGTTCCAGCGAGTTCGGCGACGAGATGCGCTACGCACTCGCCGAGACGTACTTCAACCTCGGCCAGTATGACCGCGCTGCCGACATCTTCAACCAGCTGCTCGGCAGGCCGCATCACCCCTACATCAAACCGGAGGCAATGTACGGGATCGCCATTTCCGAGATGATGCGAGGCAACTTCAAACAGGCGCGAATCACACTCGAGCAGCTGTCGAAGCAGCAGGGCTACGACACGGACGACCGCACCAATTTCGCGCTGGGAGTGCTGTACTACTTCCTGAAGAACTACGATCAGGCGGCGGCCAAGCTGAACGGCCTCAAACTGCCGGAGGCGAAGTTCTACCTCGGCAAGGTCTATTCGGCCACCGGAAAGCCGCTGCCCGCACTGCTCCAATTCAGGGCGGTCACTGACGACGTGCCGAATACGTCGCTGGCGGTGATGGCCCACTTCGCCGCCGGCCAGGCGCTGTTCATCAATCACGACTACGATGGCGCGCAGGCCAAATTCCAGTTCTTCGCCGACAACTTCGCCTATTCGCCGCTGGCCGACTATGCCCGTTACTTCCTCGGTTGCGCGCAGATCGCGCAGAAGCAATACGCGTCGGCAATCGACAACCTGACGCCGTTGGTGAGCAGCGACAACAGCGTGCTGGCCGCGCATGCAAACTACTTCATCGGCTGCGCGGACATGGCGCTCGGTCAGGCGCAGCCGGCGGTTGAGCGCTTCCAGCGCGTCCGCGCCAACTACTCGCGGACGCGGGTGAGCGGGTACGCCGACCTCCAACTCTCGCGGGCGGTACTGGCAACTGCGGACACCGCCCAGGCCCTGCTCGGCACCAGTCAGTTGGCGACGATGTTCAAGACCGGCGACCTTGCCGGCACCGGCAACTACATGTCCGGGGTCATCTACTACCAGCTGGGCCAGTACGGCAGTGCCGCGCGGCAGTTCGAGACGATCCTGGCGAGCCACGGCGGCACCGGTCTGCGCGAACCTGCTTGCGCCATGCTGCTGCTCTGTCTGAGCAGCTCGGGGCAGTGCGACAAGGGCGCGGCGCTCGGCGCGAAGTACGTTACCGACTACCCGACCGACTCTACCGAGTGGCGCGCCAAGACGCTGTACTTCCTGGCCGAATGCTTCTACTTTGACCGCAAGTACAACGAAGCCGATGACTTCTACCAACAGGCATACGCCCACCCGGCCAGCTCCGACATCTCGGTCTACGCCCGGCTCGGCCGCTGCTACAGCCTCTATCATCTCGGGCGACTGAACGAGTCCGTGCGGGGCTTCAGGAACCTGGTCAACGCCCGGCTCGGCGACACCGCCTTCACCATCAGCGCCTATCTTGGTTACGGATACTCCCTCTTCAACCAGAAGGAGTACCTCAAGGCGCTGGACGTATTCGAACCCCTCCAGAAGACCTTTCCGGGCGAAGAAATGGCCACGGTCCCGGCCTACTTCTACGCCGGGTACAGCTACTACCAGTTGGGCTACTACGGTCAAGCGGTGGACGCGTGGAGCGAACTCATCAACAGGTTCCCGGCCGATGCGACGAGGGCCCCCGAGGCAGCCTTCCGCAGCGGCGACACCTACTTCAAAGCGCTGGAGTACGACAAGGCGATCAGCATGTTCAACTTCGTGATTGAGCGCTACCCGTTTTCGCAGTTCGGCCCTCCGTCGCAGGCGCTGATTGCGCAGTGCTTCTACAACCGCAAGCAGTACCTGGATGCGGTTCGCGAGTACCAGAAGTTTGTCGACCTCTACCCCGCTGACGCACAGACTCCCAGCGTCCGTCGAAGCCTCGAGACCAGCTACTACCTTGCCGGTCAGGAGGACTCCGCGGTGATGGACGACTTCCTGAAACGGTTCCCGCAGTCGGAACTGGCAGCCGAGGGGCAGTACAACAAGGGCAAACTGCTCTTCGACGCTGGCGCGTTTGTGCAGGCCATCGCCGAACTCCAGAAGGTAGTGGTCACTTCTCCCGGCCTGCCCATCGCTGCCGACGCGCAGCTTCTGAGCGCCGAAGCCTATGCGAGGATGATGAGCTGGCGCGAGGCCACGCAGGCATACCAGAAGTTCCTCGACTACTTCCCGCAGCACGAGCAGCGAGCCGGGGCCATCTTCAACCTGGCGACCGCTTACTTCAATTCCGGCGCGTACGAGCAGAGCCTGAGGCACTTTCGGACAGTCGTCGACTCGTTCCCTGCGTCGGAGTTTGCGGAGAGCGCCCGCAAGAACGCCGACATTTCGCGCAAGCGGCTCGGTGCCGCCGAGGGTGAAGGCGAAGACGCGGCCGAGCCCGGTGCCCCGGAGGCGCGGCCGCCGGACCCCGACGCAGACCCGGCCGCCCCGCTGCCGGCACCAAACAAAGGAGACAATCAGCCATGA
- a CDS encoding MotA/TolQ/ExbB proton channel family protein — MKIMGKDLFQVMLDPVMLVLLAASVTALALVIERFIYFRRNRCNTATGVRELRRQLSSGGLSAGLQWAQNQNSPMGRMFVQLLENATLDAEELADLSYSLIIDERIKFEHLLGGMGTLANAATLLGLLGTVTGLINSFNQISVTKQAGPDVVAGGIAVALLTTAWGLGIGIPTLFAYNYFNKKSSDLAMQLEAAADRVIVMLGRARSRAGSKAAETAPAPGPRPAEDTGWRF, encoded by the coding sequence ATGAAGATAATGGGCAAAGACCTTTTTCAGGTGATGCTCGACCCGGTCATGCTAGTGCTGCTTGCCGCGTCGGTTACTGCGCTTGCGCTGGTCATCGAACGCTTCATATACTTCCGCAGGAACCGCTGCAATACGGCTACCGGGGTGCGCGAACTGCGACGGCAACTCTCGTCCGGCGGCCTCTCCGCCGGTCTGCAATGGGCCCAGAACCAGAACAGCCCGATGGGCCGGATGTTCGTCCAACTGCTGGAGAACGCTACCCTCGACGCCGAGGAACTGGCCGACCTCAGCTACAGCCTCATCATCGACGAGCGCATCAAGTTCGAACACCTGCTCGGTGGCATGGGAACCCTTGCCAACGCTGCCACGCTGCTCGGACTGCTCGGCACCGTGACCGGACTCATCAACTCGTTCAACCAGATCAGCGTCACCAAGCAGGCCGGCCCGGACGTCGTCGCCGGCGGCATTGCGGTTGCCCTGCTGACAACCGCCTGGGGCCTGGGAATCGGCATACCGACGCTGTTCGCCTACAACTACTTCAACAAGAAGTCCAGCGACCTGGCGATGCAGCTTGAGGCCGCCGCGGACAGGGTCATAGTGATGCTGGGCCGTGCGCGTTCCAGGGCCGGCAGCAAAGCGGCTGAGACAGCGCCGGCGCCCGGGCCGCGACCGGCCGAGGACACGGGCTGGAGATTCTGA